A genomic region of Dreissena polymorpha isolate Duluth1 chromosome 4, UMN_Dpol_1.0, whole genome shotgun sequence contains the following coding sequences:
- the LOC127878927 gene encoding carbohydrate sulfotransferase 1-like, producing MRIRSFTANRCRFVAMKNSQKTACFILVIVWILIFCKIGLNKTSSRNFVSQVVITTTDRPQTTPKTSSDAQIILVVAYMRTGSTLLGEILHQIPGSFYLFEPLRTLENTRADAIEANRTSFTLEYLFKKPQQFKISSYDGVIHSVMKSLLTCSLDELPSDILTDRHHSVFIDSLNYFEDCSSKHIADLKSMHTILNQTQTTNSTNTITKLRLNDNLRKCLLPYTASCRNSSAVVMKFIRLRMRHAIRLLSDFPKLKIVHLVRDPRGIIDSQMRTGFLKSGTAIAEECHAIASDLVFTKYLMENKPSAIKLIQYEDFAEEPLKMLKELRQFTGLNFGADIEQFIFNKTSAAKDNGEYTTGRKNSTETAYKWRTHLDFQLAVDIEKACAVSNSVLGYLPFHSKESLKNILVSPRRRTNVTHSLITNINF from the exons ATGCGGATACGGTCGTTCACTGCAAATCGCTGTCGATTCGTAGCGATGAAGAACTCACAGAAAACTGCGTGTTTCATTCTAGTGATCGTTTGGATATTAATCTTCTGTAAAATTGGACTTAATAAAACTTCATCTAGAAACTTTGTTTCTCAAG TGGTGATTACCACCACAGATCGCCCACAAACGACGCCCAAGACATCGAGCGATGCTCAAATAATTCTGGTGGTGGCCTATATGCGGACAGGCTCGACGCTGCTGGGTGAAATATTACACCAGATCCCAGGTTCCTTCTACCTGTTCGAGCCACTTCGTACCCTGGAGAACACTCGCGCCGATGCTATTGAAGCAAACCGGACGTCTTTCACGCTGGAATACTTGTTTAAAAAGCCTCA GCAGTTTAAAATATCATCGTACGACGGAGTTATTCACAGTGTGATGAAGTCCCTATTAACTTGCTCCCTGGACGAGTTGCCAAGTGATATTCTTACGGACCGCCATCATTCTGTGTTTATCGACTCACTGAATTATTTCGAAGACTGCAGCTCAAAACACATAGCAGATCTCAAAAGCATGCACACGATTCTGAACCAAACGCAGACGACGAACAGTACCAATACCATCACCAAACTACGATTGAACGACAATTTAAGGAAATGCCTGCTGCCTTACACAGCAAGCTGTAGAAATTCTTCTGCAGTTGTGATGAAATTCATTCGCCTAAGAATGAGGCATGCTATTCGTTTACTTTCAGATTTTCCCAAATTGAAAATCGTCCATCTGGTCAGGGACCCCAGAGGGATAATAGATTCACAGATGAGAACGGGCTTCTTGAAAAGCGGAACAGCTATTGCAGAAGAATGTCATGCTATAGCAAGCGATCTGGTGTTCACTAAATATTTGATGGAAAATAAGCCAAGTGCAATCAAATTAATCCAATACGAAGACTTCGCAGAAGAACCGTTGAAAATGTTAAAGGAGCTCAGACAGTTTACGGGTCTAAATTTTGGGGCTGATAttgaacaatttattttcaataaaacgtCAGCAGCGAAAGACAACGGTGAATACACAACGGGTAGAAAAAATTCCACTGAAACAGCTTACAAGTGGAGAACTCATTTAGATTTTCAGTTAGCCGTGGACATAGAAAAGGCGTGTGCCGTGTCAAACAGTGTTCTAGGGTATCTTCCATTTCACAGTAAAGAGAGCCTTAAAAACATCTTGGTTTCGCCACGAAGGCGTACCAATGTAACGCATTCACTGATCACAAACATTAATTTCTAG
- the LOC127878932 gene encoding uncharacterized protein LOC127878932, which yields MTIMHSFYRYEFVILVLALKCSVCHGFMWSSGNKTVQTTTPNGDDDYDFYGHDDEDSKDTPHETDSVKAEAGTIAGTVFGVLVAAVFLAFVVGMYFKQRRQRKERDTESKVLHTSRMHAGVYMPTTSETELQQMPGYTAARGSDASHSSRGQEYKSLPKHPDLFESDSDEELWSKNAR from the exons ATGACTATCATGCATTCATTTTATCGGTATGAGTTTGTGATTTTGGTATTGGCTTTGAAATGTTCGGTATGCCATGGGTTTATGTGGTCCTCTGGAAACAAAACTG TCCAAACAACAACACCCAACGGAGATGATGACTACGACTTCTACGGCCACGATGATGAGGACTCTAAAGACACACCCCACGAAACTGACAGTGTCAAAGCAGAAGCCG GGACCATAGCGGGTACAGTGTTTGGCGTTTTGGTGGCCGCGGTCTTTCTCGCGTTCGTGGTGGGGATGTATTTCAAGCAAAGACG GCAACGAAAGGAAAGGGACACCGAATCCAAGGTCCTGCACACGTCCAGGATGCATGCCGGGGTATATATGCCTACCACATCGGAAACCGAGCTTCAACAAATGCCCGGATACACTGCCGCACGGGGATCAGACGCGAGTCACTCGAGCAGGGGACAGGAATATAAATCTCTGCCCAAACATCCAGATTTATTTGAAAGTGATTCGGATGAAGAGCTGTGGAGCAAGAACGCTCGATAA
- the LOC127878919 gene encoding NK-tumor recognition protein-like isoform X1 yields the protein MSDSDPVTLEGQAVEEILKEARRSKELAKDFGALAWQKRDVLPNKRFLNNTLVSTLRHGYRQDKKMKDGSYLKYKQHMSSRRRIGGRSRFQSHHDPIEETGQEPEIVDYGEFDAMKYAEQCTGLYIRDSHKKHAKMREKFVEKSGNTSSDDSEESFTEYDDASTARGDDKTRRPDKFSSKWTDTGSADEYNDEPNEPSDSKDAKRSSAVRHLESDPGSEEESSLRSEYRKYENSRKKKKDATQPGTSRDYDSDNESDPSGTEQTKRMGPEIEKRKAENVSSGNNSGTESTDNSRQKNVTKKERKTKKLPVKGKDLMEIISNRSMYADIEELREKGEKVVDDDLPQSKFEKDRRKRTAIICSEKEIENEKEKKPKPSRTSSEKESQRHKSPEGYIKKSQGRTAMLYEDRDDDEESSASHHHERNSRSDRVRHDQSEGDRPVRHSRFEDERGRRENHRYHRGRGNFHRSDRGFGRGRESRLPDHDKGYQERSNSNARRRESNERESSSHRHSEERNRRNRSESPRKSDVDGFWRGKDKLEKDRKKTDQLDFDESTDISELGIPYKTVGDECKEEDDLFNNEHRNEFSGDRVSGFRSRRPYRGRPFNMRGFPFPRGRPFRGRPPFRGGGFPMMPMPVDPFYATFMQEFLKESGFEEWLKKKAKKFHRRHSDSDSSSSRSRSSHRRSHRSKRKKRRHSSYSDRSSSRSRSRHRSRSRSRRRYSSSSSRHRSSSRSRSRSYSRSRSRSRKHKSRSHSSRSNSRSRSRRKSYTRSRSRHSSHSKHSKSYGDRSWSRSKEKSVESKDVSSKSNKVSEQEAESTSALALEIVEEELLSSQALLKHKKSKKKEKHKTAKNKLQSSQNQFIVPGGDIVVKKRKKKSRRPKFKKTFVEASSTFDATEVMDFDVDDGEIIDSEAENVVINNENFENVSSDNGAAWSSEEEGEVF from the exons ACAGGCAGTAGAAGAAATTCTCAAAGAAGCAAGACGGTCCAAAGAATTAGCAAAAGATTTTGGTGCCCTTGCATg GCAGAAGAGGGATGTGTTACCAAATAAACGTTTCTTGAACAACACCCTTGTAAGCACTCTGAGGCACGGTTACCGTCAAGATAAGAAAATGAAAGATGGCAGTTACCTTAAGTACAAGCAACACATGTCCAGTCGCAGACGTATAGGGGGCAGAAGCAG ATTTCAATCGCATCATGATCCTATTGAAGAAACAGGGCAAGAGCCGGAGATTGTTGATTACGGAGAATTTGATGCAATGAAGTATGCAGAACAGTGCACTGGTCTGTACATCAGAGATTCACACAAAAAGCATGCAAAAATGCGAGAAAAATTTGTGGAGAAATCAGGCAACACCAGCTCTGATGATTCAGAAGAATCATTTACAGAGTATGATGATGCTTCTACTGCACGTGGTGATGACAAAACACGGAGACCTGATAA GTTTTCAAGTAAATGGACAGACACCGGTTCAGCGGATGAATACAATGACGAACCCAATGAACCAAGTGACAGCAAAGATGCTAAGCGTTCTAGTGCAGTCAGACACCTTGAATCTGATCCAGGGTCAGAGGAAGAAAGCAGTCTACGCAGTGAATACAGGAAGTATGAAAACTCAAGAAAGAAGAAAAAGGATGCAACCCAGCCTGGTACCTCCAGAGATTATGACAGTGACAATGAAAGTGATCCTTCTGGGACTGAGCAGACAAAAAGAATGGGGCCAGAGATAGAAAAGAGAAAAGCTGAAAATGTTAGTAGTGGAAATAATTCAGGGACCGAAAGCACGGATAACTCaaggcaaaaaaatgtgactaaaaAAGAAAGGAAAACCAAAAAATTGCCAGTGAAAGGTAAAGATCTCATGGAAATCATTAGCAATAGAAGTATGTATGCAGATATTGAAGAGCTGAGAGAAAAGGGTGAGAAAGTTGTAGATGATGATTTGCCACAATCTAAGTTTGAAAAAGACAGAAGAAAAAGAACAGCAATTATATGCAGTGAGAAAGAAATcgaaaatgaaaaagaaaagaaaccAAAACCTTCAAGAACTTCAAGTGAAAAGGAATCTCAAAGACATAAATCTCCTGAAGGTTATATTAAAAAATCTCAAGGTAGAACAGCGATGTTGTATGAAGACAGAGATGACGATGAAGAAAGCAGCGCAAGTCACCATCATGAAAGAAATAGCAGGTCAGACAGGGTCAGGCATGACCAAAGTGAAGGTGACAGACCAGTGAGGCACAGCAGATTTGAAGATGAAAGGGGTAGGAGAGAAAATCATAGGTATCACAGAGGTCGAGGGAATTTTCATCGCTCAGATAGAGGTTTTGGTAGAGGCAGAGAATCAAGATTGCCCGATCATGATAAAGGCTATCAAGAAAGAAGTAATAGCAATGCACGTAGGAGAGAATCAAATGAAAGAGAAAGTAGTTCTCACAGACATTCTGAAGAAAGAAACAGAAGGAATAGGTCAGAGTCTCCAAGAAAGTCTGATGTTGATGGTTTTTGGAGGGGCAAAGATAAATTGGAAAAAGACAGGAAAAAAACTGATCAGCTAGATTTTGATGAATCTACTGACATAAGTGAACTTGGAATACCGTACAAAACTGTTGGAGATGAATGTAAAGAGGAAGACGACCTCTTCAATAATGAGCATAGAAATGAATTTAGTGGTGATAGAGTTTCAGGGTTTAGATCTCGAAGACCTTATCGTGGTAGGCCGTTTAACATGAGGGGATTTCCTTTCCCAAGGGGACGACCATTTAGAGGCAGGCCACCATTTAGAGGTGGTGGTTTTCCAATGATGCCGATGCCTGTTGACCCTTTTTATGCCACCTTTATGCAAGAGTTCTTGAAAGAAAGTGGTTTTGAGGAATGGTTAAAAAAGAAAGCTAAGAAGTTTCACAGGCGCCACTCTGATTCGGATTCAAGTTCTTCCAGGTCTCGGTCTTCTCACAGAAGGTCACACAGATCCAAAAGGAAAAAGCGAAGACATTCATCATATAGTGACAGAAGTAGCTCCAGGTCGAGGTCCAGACATAGGTCTAGAAGCAGATCGCGACGTAGATATTCCTCCTCCTCTTCTAGGCACAGAAGTTCTTCTAGAAGCCGCAGTAGAAGCTACTCACGTTCTAGAAGTAGGTCTCGAAAACACAAATCCAGGTCTCACAGTTCAAGAAGTAATAGTCGCAGCAGGTCACGCCGTAAAAGCTACACCAGAAGCAGATCTCGTCATTCTAGCCACTCAAAACATTCAAAAAGTTATGGAGATCGTAGTTGGTCTAGAAGTAAAGAAAAATCAGTTGAGAGTAAAGATGTGTCAAGTAAATCAAATAAAGTTTCTGAACAGGAAGCAGAATCAACAAGTGCTCTTGCTCTTGAAATTGTTGAAGAGGAATTGTTGAGCTCTCAGGctttattgaaacataaaaaatcTAAAAAGAAGGAAAAGCACAAGACAGCAAAAAATAAATTACAGTCTAGTCAAAACCAATTCATAGTACCTGGTGGAGATATTGTGGTAAAGAAACGAAAGAAGAAAAGTAGGAGACCAAAGTTTAAGAAAACATTTGTGGAAGCTTCAAGCACTTTTGATGCAACAGAAGTGATGGACTTTGATGTTGATGATGGAGAAATCATTGACTCTGAAGCTGAAAACGTTGtgataaataatgaaaactttgaaaatgttTCAAGTGATAATGGTGCTGCTTGGAGTAGCGAAGAAGAGGGGGAggtgttttaa
- the LOC127878919 gene encoding NK-tumor recognition protein-like isoform X2, with translation MKDGSYLKYKQHMSSRRRIGGRSRFQSHHDPIEETGQEPEIVDYGEFDAMKYAEQCTGLYIRDSHKKHAKMREKFVEKSGNTSSDDSEESFTEYDDASTARGDDKTRRPDKFSSKWTDTGSADEYNDEPNEPSDSKDAKRSSAVRHLESDPGSEEESSLRSEYRKYENSRKKKKDATQPGTSRDYDSDNESDPSGTEQTKRMGPEIEKRKAENVSSGNNSGTESTDNSRQKNVTKKERKTKKLPVKGKDLMEIISNRSMYADIEELREKGEKVVDDDLPQSKFEKDRRKRTAIICSEKEIENEKEKKPKPSRTSSEKESQRHKSPEGYIKKSQGRTAMLYEDRDDDEESSASHHHERNSRSDRVRHDQSEGDRPVRHSRFEDERGRRENHRYHRGRGNFHRSDRGFGRGRESRLPDHDKGYQERSNSNARRRESNERESSSHRHSEERNRRNRSESPRKSDVDGFWRGKDKLEKDRKKTDQLDFDESTDISELGIPYKTVGDECKEEDDLFNNEHRNEFSGDRVSGFRSRRPYRGRPFNMRGFPFPRGRPFRGRPPFRGGGFPMMPMPVDPFYATFMQEFLKESGFEEWLKKKAKKFHRRHSDSDSSSSRSRSSHRRSHRSKRKKRRHSSYSDRSSSRSRSRHRSRSRSRRRYSSSSSRHRSSSRSRSRSYSRSRSRSRKHKSRSHSSRSNSRSRSRRKSYTRSRSRHSSHSKHSKSYGDRSWSRSKEKSVESKDVSSKSNKVSEQEAESTSALALEIVEEELLSSQALLKHKKSKKKEKHKTAKNKLQSSQNQFIVPGGDIVVKKRKKKSRRPKFKKTFVEASSTFDATEVMDFDVDDGEIIDSEAENVVINNENFENVSSDNGAAWSSEEEGEVF, from the exons ATGAAAGATGGCAGTTACCTTAAGTACAAGCAACACATGTCCAGTCGCAGACGTATAGGGGGCAGAAGCAG ATTTCAATCGCATCATGATCCTATTGAAGAAACAGGGCAAGAGCCGGAGATTGTTGATTACGGAGAATTTGATGCAATGAAGTATGCAGAACAGTGCACTGGTCTGTACATCAGAGATTCACACAAAAAGCATGCAAAAATGCGAGAAAAATTTGTGGAGAAATCAGGCAACACCAGCTCTGATGATTCAGAAGAATCATTTACAGAGTATGATGATGCTTCTACTGCACGTGGTGATGACAAAACACGGAGACCTGATAA GTTTTCAAGTAAATGGACAGACACCGGTTCAGCGGATGAATACAATGACGAACCCAATGAACCAAGTGACAGCAAAGATGCTAAGCGTTCTAGTGCAGTCAGACACCTTGAATCTGATCCAGGGTCAGAGGAAGAAAGCAGTCTACGCAGTGAATACAGGAAGTATGAAAACTCAAGAAAGAAGAAAAAGGATGCAACCCAGCCTGGTACCTCCAGAGATTATGACAGTGACAATGAAAGTGATCCTTCTGGGACTGAGCAGACAAAAAGAATGGGGCCAGAGATAGAAAAGAGAAAAGCTGAAAATGTTAGTAGTGGAAATAATTCAGGGACCGAAAGCACGGATAACTCaaggcaaaaaaatgtgactaaaaAAGAAAGGAAAACCAAAAAATTGCCAGTGAAAGGTAAAGATCTCATGGAAATCATTAGCAATAGAAGTATGTATGCAGATATTGAAGAGCTGAGAGAAAAGGGTGAGAAAGTTGTAGATGATGATTTGCCACAATCTAAGTTTGAAAAAGACAGAAGAAAAAGAACAGCAATTATATGCAGTGAGAAAGAAATcgaaaatgaaaaagaaaagaaaccAAAACCTTCAAGAACTTCAAGTGAAAAGGAATCTCAAAGACATAAATCTCCTGAAGGTTATATTAAAAAATCTCAAGGTAGAACAGCGATGTTGTATGAAGACAGAGATGACGATGAAGAAAGCAGCGCAAGTCACCATCATGAAAGAAATAGCAGGTCAGACAGGGTCAGGCATGACCAAAGTGAAGGTGACAGACCAGTGAGGCACAGCAGATTTGAAGATGAAAGGGGTAGGAGAGAAAATCATAGGTATCACAGAGGTCGAGGGAATTTTCATCGCTCAGATAGAGGTTTTGGTAGAGGCAGAGAATCAAGATTGCCCGATCATGATAAAGGCTATCAAGAAAGAAGTAATAGCAATGCACGTAGGAGAGAATCAAATGAAAGAGAAAGTAGTTCTCACAGACATTCTGAAGAAAGAAACAGAAGGAATAGGTCAGAGTCTCCAAGAAAGTCTGATGTTGATGGTTTTTGGAGGGGCAAAGATAAATTGGAAAAAGACAGGAAAAAAACTGATCAGCTAGATTTTGATGAATCTACTGACATAAGTGAACTTGGAATACCGTACAAAACTGTTGGAGATGAATGTAAAGAGGAAGACGACCTCTTCAATAATGAGCATAGAAATGAATTTAGTGGTGATAGAGTTTCAGGGTTTAGATCTCGAAGACCTTATCGTGGTAGGCCGTTTAACATGAGGGGATTTCCTTTCCCAAGGGGACGACCATTTAGAGGCAGGCCACCATTTAGAGGTGGTGGTTTTCCAATGATGCCGATGCCTGTTGACCCTTTTTATGCCACCTTTATGCAAGAGTTCTTGAAAGAAAGTGGTTTTGAGGAATGGTTAAAAAAGAAAGCTAAGAAGTTTCACAGGCGCCACTCTGATTCGGATTCAAGTTCTTCCAGGTCTCGGTCTTCTCACAGAAGGTCACACAGATCCAAAAGGAAAAAGCGAAGACATTCATCATATAGTGACAGAAGTAGCTCCAGGTCGAGGTCCAGACATAGGTCTAGAAGCAGATCGCGACGTAGATATTCCTCCTCCTCTTCTAGGCACAGAAGTTCTTCTAGAAGCCGCAGTAGAAGCTACTCACGTTCTAGAAGTAGGTCTCGAAAACACAAATCCAGGTCTCACAGTTCAAGAAGTAATAGTCGCAGCAGGTCACGCCGTAAAAGCTACACCAGAAGCAGATCTCGTCATTCTAGCCACTCAAAACATTCAAAAAGTTATGGAGATCGTAGTTGGTCTAGAAGTAAAGAAAAATCAGTTGAGAGTAAAGATGTGTCAAGTAAATCAAATAAAGTTTCTGAACAGGAAGCAGAATCAACAAGTGCTCTTGCTCTTGAAATTGTTGAAGAGGAATTGTTGAGCTCTCAGGctttattgaaacataaaaaatcTAAAAAGAAGGAAAAGCACAAGACAGCAAAAAATAAATTACAGTCTAGTCAAAACCAATTCATAGTACCTGGTGGAGATATTGTGGTAAAGAAACGAAAGAAGAAAAGTAGGAGACCAAAGTTTAAGAAAACATTTGTGGAAGCTTCAAGCACTTTTGATGCAACAGAAGTGATGGACTTTGATGTTGATGATGGAGAAATCATTGACTCTGAAGCTGAAAACGTTGtgataaataatgaaaactttgaaaatgttTCAAGTGATAATGGTGCTGCTTGGAGTAGCGAAGAAGAGGGGGAggtgttttaa